The Chelonoidis abingdonii isolate Lonesome George chromosome 11, CheloAbing_2.0, whole genome shotgun sequence genomic interval tccccacagggagcaccacctccccctgcttccctgccccttcccctgtgcACTCCTGGGATACCCCATCCCATACTCCCACAGCCCACCCCCCATGAGGAGCACTCCTTTCCCCGCCATCCCCCTTCCACTGTGCATGCCTGGGGTACCTcatgccccactccctgctctccctgccccactccccatggGGAGCCCCCTCCCCTGTGTACCCCCAAGGTACCTCCCACCCCTACTCCCACCAGCCTGTCCCCCACGGGGAGCACCCCCTTCCCCTCCGTGCACCCCTGGGGTATGACCCGCTCCCCACAGACAGCATGCTGCCTCCCTGggtacccccccacccctgcttcccccagcctgccccctgtGGGgagtgccccaccctgccccctcctctgtgcAGCCGCAGGGtacctcctgccccctgctcttccCAGCCCATCCCCCATGGGGATCGCTCCCTCCTCCTATGGGAGTATGTGGGGGTGGGCACGCTGACCCCCCCGGGGAAGGATAATGAGCTGGGTTACTCCTCGGACCCCGTGTGCTCAGTGTTCGGCCCTGCCCCCATGTGCGTTGGAGGGCCGGATCAGCCCTTtgggcccctccctgcccccctgggtCAGACCTCACATCTAGCTGGTATCTCACCCGCTCCATGCCCGCCCCCCCCACTCAACCCCTGGGCCCCTTCAACCTGCTGCCCCCGTCCTCTGGGGCTGGGCCGGGAAGCGTGGCGGTGTCTGGCTGTTGGCACTGGGGGGGTCTCCGGGCGGCAGGGGAGATGCTCGCCCAGCCCTTGGGGTGCTGGTCTATAGAGTTGCAGGCCTGGCACCCCTGCTActgaccccgctcccctcccagagcttggatagaactcaggagtcctggttcccgaCCCTCCTCCTTCCACCCCCTAGATCCCACTCTCCTTCCAGAGATGGGTCCTTCTACATCCAAgtcctgcccaccagcaggaggcagtgccAGCTGTTCCAACAGAAGCTGCCAAGCCCCTTGTTATGCGGCAGCCTGTGGAACTCGCTGCCACTGGAAGTCCCTGAGGCCAGAAACAAAGCAACTCTCCAAACGGACGGCGCCATGTGCACAGGGGTTTttattccttcctgacccagtTTCATCCGCAGACGCTGCTGGATGCCAGCAGGACCCGGTTCTGGCGTTTCCTCCCGGTGACTGACAGGCCAAGCCGGTCTCTCAAGCTCATCAGGACTCaggggttctgtccccagctctgggaggagagtggtgtctagtggttagagtaagGGGGCTGGgaattaggactcctgggttctctccccagctcagagAATGGGAATGGGATCTAATGCGAAGGTGGGGAGATGGGATCAAGACTCCCGGGTTCTGTCCCTATCTCTGGGAGGTGAGTgaggtctggtggttagagcggggaCGGATGAAACTTGGACTATTCCACCGCTGTcagtcccagcatgcagtggggTGGTTTTTTGGCCTGTCAGGTCAGTTCTGGTGCCGAGATTTTTGCAGCCGAGTTTCCACTGGCCTCTGCTTTTCGCCAGCGCTTTCTGGATGACTTTTCCCTGTTTGTGCGGCAGGATGAGGCCAGCGGGACGCCTGGTccatggtggtgggggggggggggggttgctggtTGATGGGGCAGAGGACAGACCCCAGCATGATCGCGGGACGGGAGAAGAGGCCCAAGCCGTCGCAGTGAGGACGGAGCAGCGATAGGGTGCGGGGAGGAAATGGGAGGCTCATGGATCTAgccaagaaccagtggctggaggTTAAAGCCGGACAAATTCCACCTCAGGCGTGGGGTGGAGCTATGGGGCCGGGACAGGAGCTGGCAGGACCCCCGGTGTTGTGCCACCACAACCCTTTATAAAGCAGCTGGAGAGCTCAGCACTTTATgcaagaggggaaggagagttatctctgctggggaaactgaggcacagagcaagggaGTGGCTTGGCATTGCTCACCCAGCTTCCTTCCGTCCCCCTGTGGgcacccacccccttccccacattCCACCCCATGCCTGCACTGCCTCCCACACACTGGTCTCACCTTCCGAGCACAGgatctccctccccttcccctgagggctgctcccctgccccagcaaaGGAGACAGACCCCCAGGGCTAGCTCAGCACTGCCGGGACCTCCCACCTCCAGCTGAGGGCCCCAGGACTCCCACCACGCACCCCGTGGGCTCCCGTTAGCCGGGCAGGTACCAGGTCTGGGCGTGGACCTGGCTCTGTCTCTGACAGGGCCTGTGTCGGACCGTTGGTCTGAGCCTGGCTCTGTGCCCGTCACCCTGCTGGCTCTGTGCCCCTCCTGGGTGCAATCCCCATGTGGTGCCCAGCTGCCTGGGCCCTGCTGGCTGTTAATGAGCCATTGTCTGGTGCTGGAGGAGTCGGTGGAGCAGAACCCATCCCTGCCTCTGGGGATGGATCAGGGCCAGCACCCACTGGGGGGAAAGGGCCCCATTCTACCCCCCTGAGCCAGGCGGTCTCCTGGCTTGGGgccagattggggtgcaggggttggAATGGCCGGGGTGCTGACCGGCCTCGCTGTGTGGAATGGTGCCAAGGGCCATGCTGTTGGCTCATGTCCAACCCCCTGACGTCAGGTCTGCGCACGGCCAGCGCTTGTGTAAATGCCACATAAGTGCCGGTGTATGGGAGAGTCAGCTGAGCTACCTTGGGTTCTCAAAGAGGTCACCTATGGTAGCGAGTTagaaggtggggtggggctgggagccaggactcctgggttgtatctgcagctctgggaggggagtgggatctagtggttagatctgtgggggctgggagcccagactcctgggttctatccttggaagaggagtggggtctagtggttagagtgagggggttggggcgtgttggggaccaggactcctgggttctatccccagctctgggaggggagtggggtccagtggttagagcagaggggtctgggagtcaggactcctgggttctatccctgtcTCGCATGCCCATTCATTCGCTGGAGACTTGCAGTCCTTGTTGGGGTGGAGCCAGCtagggagggcagggggtttgaGGTCTCACATGGGAGTAGTGTTGGCTCGTTTCACCTTGCGACTTCATTGGTATTTGTGGTGGGGCGCACAGCTGGTTCCCTGCACAGACAGAGGTAGAGCAACCTTGGACTTCGATCCTTCCCCGTGTTTCCCCTCTGGGCACGTTGCTGTCCCAAAACAGCAGCGTAGAACAAAGAGAGGCTGGGCTTGCATCGGGGCACGGAAACTCGCTTGTCCTGCGCTGCTGACGTAAatccacccccagctctgtgggGCAAAGGGGAGGGCACAGGGTGGCTGTTCCccggctgccccaccccagaagtggctgcgtCTCCACACTGGGCAAGCCCTCCCCACGTGGCATCCCCATGGGACTTTTGTAACCCAGCCAAGGACTCAAACACTCTAGATCCTGCTTTCTTCCTCTAGCCGCAGGCTGATAGCTGCCGGCGGGGGGCGGGTCTGGTCACATGCCTCACGCTGTAAGGAAGGGGCGTCTGGTGATGGGGTTTGCTGCTTTCCAAACCTTGGGCCCTATAAGAGGGATGAGGCGTAGCTGCCTGGCAACCCCTGGTTGTCTAAGCAACAGCACGCCGGCTCGCCCAGCAACGGGCCGGGCGCTGAATCCTGCGGGCTCTGTGCCTGTGCCCAGGGACCCAGGCTGGGTTTCTGGGGCCCTGGCATGTCCCATGCCCGCCTTGGGGTGAGAGCCCAGGTTCCCTGGGGTCCAGGTCACGGCATGGATGGGAGATCTGCAGGGAGCGGAGCTgggggctctgtgctgtggggagcagggtgggggctcagtagggggtgccgtgctgcagggagcggggtagGGGGGCAGCCGtgctgcagggaatggggcagctgAGGGGCTCATTTCCTTTTCCCTTAGGAACCCCAATTTCCACAAGCCCTGCCCCATTTCCCCTTGGATGTTTTTCTCCTTAACATCCTGGCGCAGCGTTGTTGGGGCCGTGGCCAGCTGCCAGGCTctcccccagaggtggctgcatttcagctctAGGTAAAGTGGTGGGATGGAAAAAGGGGATGGGTCTTTTGTCTCAGCCCCTATTccactccccccaacccccgctTCCCTCCTGTATCCTTCCTGCTTCCTCTCACACTTGccgcctccttcctccccccaggcACCCCACGGACagagcccagagccagctgcagggaGTGAGAGCTGTCCCGGTGGAGCGGACTGGGGGGCGCTGTCCATCTCGAGGTAGGTACCCCGGATTCCGCtcccccaggccaggctgggcacTGGAGCAAACTAAGGGGTTGGGACACAGGGCCTTTGCCCTGTAGGGGGgcgctggctctgatccagccccgtggaggtggggttggggagtcCCTGGATTCCTCCTGCCCTGGCGTGGGCAGAGTCTGGGCACCAGCGTCAGTCCAGGATGCGGATCAGAGCAGCCAGGCCCTGGAATTGCACAAGGCTGGTCAATCCGGAGAAACCAGTTCCCAGACCTagggagcgggggggtgggggcgcaggGGACACCATGATGggtaggggctgggagccaggacacctagGTTTTATCCCCGGGGAGGGGAATGggtcaagtggttagagcaggggaggaaggaactgggagccaggacgcctgggttctgtgctggggaggggagtggggtcaagtggttagagcggggggaggagggactgggaaccaggatgcctgggttcccttgGTGCTGTTGGCCTTGCTGCTGGAATGATCCCCTCCCCCTAACAGTAGCAGGCCCAGGGACAAAGGGTTCCTGCAAACTATGTCAAACATCCAGCCCCCAGGGCACAGGAAAGCAGCTGCCTTCCCCAGGTCAGGGCCTGGAGAGCTAGGCTAGGTGGAGCCGAATCCCAACCAGGCCAGTCTCAGCACCAACCAGTGCATCCCCCTCCAAGAGcagaggatagaacccaggagtcctgccttccGTCCTCACACTCctcacacccctcccagagcaggggatagaacccaggagtcctgccttccGCCCTCACACCCCTTCCAGAGcaggggatggaacccaggagtcctgccttccGCCCTCACatgcctcccagagcaggggatggaacccaggagtcctgccttccgccctcacacccctcccagaacaggggatagaacccaggagtcctgccttccgccctcacacccctcccagagcagaggatagaacccaggagtcctgccttccGCCCTCATACCCCTCCCAGAgtagggaatagaacccaggagtcctgccttccGCCCTCATACCCCTCCCAGAgtagggaatagaacccaggagtcctgccttccGCCCTCATACCCCTCCCAGAgtagggaatagaacccaggagtcctgccttccaccccccaacccctcccagagcaggggatagaacccaggactcctggctcccgggctcctccccttcccaaccactagaccccactcccctcccagagctgggataggacccaggagtcctggctggctCCCAGCTATCCGGTGGGAGAGGCAGGGACCTGGGCGGAGAAACTTGTTGAgccaggggctggctggcttttgtCTTCCCTGATTTCCCAGTTCCTGCCACgcctcctgcagcagcatctgACTCACACCTCAGGCAGGTGAGGTGGTGAGCGGatatccaggactcctgggttctttgccAGGCACTGGGAGGTGAGTGGAGGCTAGGGGGTTAgaccagaggggctgggagccaggactcctgagttctctccgctgctctgggagggaagagggtctagggggttagagcagggggactgggagccaggactcctgggttctctcccctgctctgggagggaagagggtctagggggttagagcaggggggtggaaggcaggactcctgggttctattccctacTCTGGGAGGGGTATGAGGgcggaagccaggactcctgggttctctcccctgctctgggagggaagagggtcttggggggctagagcaggggggaccgggagccaggactcctgggttctctcccctgctctgggaggggagagggtcttggtagggggttagagcagggggactgggagccaggactcctgggttctctcccctgctctgggagggaagagggtctagggggctagagcaggggggaccgggagccaggactcctgggttctctcccctgctctgggagggaagagggtcttgggggttagagcaggggagtggggagccaggactcctgggttctctctcctgctctgggagggaagaggggcttgggggttaaagcaggggggctaggagccaggacaggttcttggggagcagtggggttggTTTACAGGTGGCTCAGAGGGTCATGCTACCTCCGTCCCCCTGGCCTGTCCCCAGGACGCGGAGCCGTAGCTGTCTCCGCCCGCCCGCCGACCATGGCTAGATGATCCTGGCCCCGCGCCATGCTGCAGTCCCGCGCCCGgtacctgctgcttctgctggggGTGCAGCTGGTGGTGATGGCGCTGCTGTACCACGAGGGCTACCGCCGGCGGGTCGCCTACTTCCTGGGCATCTTCTACAAAGGGGGGGCCCCGGCCGGGCTGGGGGGACCACAGGGCTCCACCCACAATGCCTCGCTGCCCGGTGACGTCTACGCCAACCTCAGCCTCATCGCCCGGCCCCCACTGCGTCCCGAGGAACTGCCCTACTGCCCTGAGACCTCTCCATTTCTAGGTAAGGGGCGCTCGGAGCCCTGGCTtcgggggctggggtggggggagtggtgaCGGTAGGGGGTGCTGGGCTCAGGACAGCTGGGTTCTATCCCgtttctgggaggggagtggggtctagtaggTAGAGTGCAGGGTTTGGAGTCTggaatcctgggttctctccctggcttggTCGGGAGAGTGAGGTCTAATGGTTAGACCAGGGCATCTGGGAGCCTGGATTCCTGAGTTCTGTCCCTGACTGTGGGAGTGAGACAGAGATTTGGGGGCACCCATGGATTTGAAGCCTCTCTGTGGGATATGGGTGGGGCGGCCCCCAGAGCTGTGAACCCCATGTTTGCTAGGGCTCAGACgtttgctctgccctgcagggGGCCCGATCCGGGTGACCTTCCCCCCGGGGCTGACCCTGGAGGAGATTGTGCGCAAGAACCCCTACGTGACGGCCGGAGGCAGGTACCAGCCCCCCGACTGCGACCCCCTGCACCGCACGGCTGTCATCATCCCCCACCGCAACCGGGAGCAGCACCTGCGCTACCTCCTCTActtcctgcaccccttcctgcagcgTCAGCAGCTCAGCTATGGCATCTACATCATTCACCAGGTGCTGTGGAtgccagggggcgggggggattggCTCGTGGGGATTAGAGCAGGatgggctgggagacaggactcctgggttctatcccggctctgggaggggagtggggtgtagtggttagagcatcacggctggggaccaggactcctgggttctctcctggatctgggaggggagtagggtctagtgaTTATAGCAGgatggctgggggccaggactcctgggttctatcccggCTTGGAGCAATGAGTGGGGCATATAGGTTAAagcaggtgggctgggagccaggactcctgggttgtaccctggctctgggaggagggtgtgggctagtggttagagcaagcaGCTGGCAGTAACCCTCCGTTgtcccccccttcccacccaccaggCAGGGAACTACACCTTTAACCGGGCCAAGCTGCTGAATGTGGGGTTCAAGGAGGCAATGAAGGATGAGGACTGGGACTGCATGTTCTTCCACGATGTTGACCTTATCCCTGAGGATGACCGCAACCTGTACACCTGCGACCgcttccccaagcacgctgcTGTCGCCATGGACAAATTTGGATACAAGTgggtccctgcaccccaccccagaggtggctgcatctccatcCTGGGCGAGGGGTGCCCAGATAACCAGCCTGCCACGTCTTCACCCCGGGCGAGAATAACCAGCCCCTGAGCACCACCACAGAGGTGCTATGTCTCCctgccaggcgaggggtccctggataactagccctgcaccccacctcaGAGGGTCTGCATCTTGCCAGGCAAGGGGTCCCCGTATAATCGGAGCTCGTGCCCCGCTCCAGAGGTGGCCACATCTCCGTGCTGGACGAGGGGTGCCCAGATAACCAGCCCGCCATGTCTTCACACCGGGCGAGGGATCCCTGGATAACCAGCCGCTGAGCCCCACCTCATaggggctgcatcttgccaggCAAGGGGTCCCCATATAATCGGAGCTTGTGCCCCGCTCCAGAGGTGGCCACATCTCCATGCTGAGCGAGGGgagtccctgtataaccagcccccgTGCTCCACCCCAGCAGGGCCGCATCTCTGGCAAGTGTGATTGACAGCCTggattccccttccccaccatcaCTGCCCATCTGGAGTGCCCCCCGCTGACGCTGCCCCCTCTTCCTGGTAGGTTGCCCTACAAGACGTACTTCGGGGGGGTGTCGGCTTTGACCCCGGAGCAGTACATGAAAATGAACGGTTTCCCGAACAACtactggggctgggggggcgaAGATGATGACATCGCTGTGAGgtagggggcggggctgtgggaggggcacAGGGCTGTGAGAGAGTGGGGTTGGGCCTTGGGCAGCCTCACAGCTGATCACCCCATTGAGTTCTCCCACCTGGGGTGGGCGGGCGTGAGGATTCTCATATGACGTGCTGGGCTAGCCCAGGTTTATGGGAGGAGCCACATGGTCTGTtatacacatggggaaactgaggcacatgtgcAGCATAGccggggagagaatccaggagtcctggctcccagcccccctgccgaGAGGCTGGATGGGCCTGTGGGTGTGATGGGCGGGGGGacgacaggataccaggctagatgggcctGTGGTTTTTaaccctgcctcctctccctgc includes:
- the LOC116833689 gene encoding beta-1,4-galactosyltransferase 3-like isoform X3 produces the protein MLQSRARYLLLLLGVQLVVMALLYHEGYRRRVAYFLGIFYKGGAPAGLGGPQGSTHNASLPGDVYANLSLIARPPLRPEELPYCPETSPFLGGPIRVTFPPGLTLEEIVRKNPYVTAGGRYQPPDCDPLHRTAVIIPHRNREQHLRYLLYFLHPFLQRQQLSYGIYIIHQAGNYTFNRAKLLNVGFKEAMKDEDWDCMFFHDVDLIPEDDRNLYTCDRFPKHAAVAMDKFGYKAASLASVIDSLDSPSPPSLPIWSAPR
- the LOC116833689 gene encoding beta-1,4-galactosyltransferase 3-like isoform X1, with amino-acid sequence MLQSRARYLLLLLGVQLVVMALLYHEGYRRRVAYFLGIFYKGGAPAGLGGPQGSTHNASLPGDVYANLSLIARPPLRPEELPYCPETSPFLGGPIRVTFPPGLTLEEIVRKNPYVTAGGRYQPPDCDPLHRTAVIIPHRNREQHLRYLLYFLHPFLQRQQLSYGIYIIHQAGNYTFNRAKLLNVGFKEAMKDEDWDCMFFHDVDLIPEDDRNLYTCDRFPKHAAVAMDKFGYKLPYKTYFGGVSALTPEQYMKMNGFPNNYWGWGGEDDDIAVRVALSGMLISRPSIQHGRYRMIKHGHDKGNEQNPRR
- the LOC116833689 gene encoding beta-1,4-galactosyltransferase 3-like isoform X2 yields the protein MLQSRARYLLLLLGVQLVVMALLYHEGYRRRVAYFLGIFYKGGAPAGLGGPQGSTHNASLPGDVYANLSLIARPPLRPEELPYCPETSPFLGGPIRVTFPPGLTLEEIVRKNPYVTAGGRYQPPDCDPLHRTAVIIPHRNREQHLRYLLYFLHPFLQRQQLSYGIYIIHQAGNYTFNRAKLLNVGFKEAMKDEDWDCMFFHDVDLIPEDDRNLYTCDRFPKHAAVAMDKFGYNRAASLASVIDSLDSPSPPSLPIWSAPR